The region AACCCACATACTGCAAACGCTTGTGCAAATCGCTCCAGGGTAGTGGCATTAATTGGCTCAGCACCGTTTAAAGCAATACGCCAATGTTGTAAATCAAGAGCTTTTTTTTGTTCTTCTTTAACTGTTCTAGTCCATAATTCATAAGCAAAATTAGGTGAAGGCGAGATAGTAATTTTTAAATCAGAAATAACTTTTAGCCATTGATAGGGTTTTTTTATAAAAAAAGTTGGCACCATTAATATGCTTGTCATATTGACTATAAAAGGATAAATAATACAGCCTATAAGTCCCATATCATGGTATGGAGGGAGCCATGATCCAAATAAATCTTTGTAAGTGCTTTTCAAGCTTTTCTGTATGGAATTAGAGTTTGCAATTAAATTTTGATGCGTAACAATGACGCCTTTAGGGTCGCCGGTAGAGGCTGAAGTATATTGTAAAAAAGCAATATCTTCAGGTGTAACTTTTTTAGGTATAAAACCAATAGAATCAACTGCTAACATATCCTCGATACTGTTAACATTGGGAGCTATTGATGAAACATCGTCAGCTAATCGCTTAAGTGTAATAACGTTGTTAGAGCCTGCATTATTAAGTATATATTTTAGTCTATCTATTTTTTTATTGTTTGTAGGCGGATAGGCAGGAACAGCGATTACTCCTGCCAACAAGCAACCAAAAATTGCATAAATATATTCTTCCCCGGGTGGAATTAATAACAAACTACTATGGCTACCATTTTTTTGACGACTTAAGAAGGCTGCAATTTTTAGGGAATTTTCATATAATTTTGAATAGGTTATATTAATAAATTCATGTTCATTTTTAATAATGGTAAAAATAGTTTTTAGGCTATCTGTTCTCTTTCTTTCTTGAAAAATTTCTAAGATACTTCTCATAGAATAAACACCTATATTCACTTTACTAATTACAGTTCTTAATCAGTATAGTCTATAGATGCTCAAAATTAGGGCAATTTTTTAACCTTTAATTAATATAGAGTAACGATCTTACTTGCTCAGATTCTAGCTCTGTAATATAAAATTTTTAAAATCGATAAAAAATATAAAACTTGATTTTAAAAAAAAATTTTTTAATAAGAGCTATTTAAATAAAAATTATAAATGAAATTAAGCACTTAGTTTAAAGATGTTTAAGTAGGCAAGTTTATATAAATCAATATAGCCTCTTTGTTCTTTAATGCTCAGCTATGATAGTGCTAGTTCTACTATAATTAAAAAATCTTAGGAATATTGTAAAAAACTATAATTTTAATTTTTGGTGACAAGCTCAACTTATTTTTTAAAATTAGCTTTAACTAAACTATCTGAAGATAAGTAGTCTAATAAACAAGTATATATTCTGTAATTTAAAAGGAATATCAAGAATGATCACAGTAGAAATTGTTTATTTACTTTTAATTGCTCTTATTTTTTTGATTTTTTCTTATATAAAAATTGCTCTGTTTTTAATTTTTATCTCCCTAACCTATCTACTACTTGCTGGCTGCGGAATCATTCCTTCTATTTTTTTAAAACATTTACAGGCCGCTTATACCACCCCTATTACTTCTATAAATAAAAAACGGGTTGCAGTTATTTTATTTGGTTGTAGTACAATTAGGTGGCCCAATTTACTTGTGAGGGCAACTTTTTTCAGTTACTCAAGAATATTTGAAGCAGCCAGACTATATTATTTATGTCAAGATAATCAGTGTGAATGTACTATTATTATTTCTGGAGCAGATGTTCATACGCCAGGGAAATCGGAGGCAGAGACATATTACCAAGAGCTTTTAAGCGTAGGTATTAATCCAAAAGATATTAAGCTTGAAACAATAAGTAGAAACACCTATCAAAATGCGCAATTCGTTTGTGAAATCATGACTAAATTAGAACCTTATGAGCAAATATTTTTGGTAACTTCTGCGATATTTTTAAAGCGTGTAATGTTGTATTTTTTAAATTTTGATTTGCGCCCTATTCCCATACCTTCTCCAGCTGACTATATGGAGGCGTGGATTTCATTAAAGCCATCAGGTTATAATTTATTCATTTCAGAGCATGTTATTCATGAATACATTGCCCTATTAAGGTTTTATTTTTATCAAAAATTAAAGCTAAATTAGAAGCAAAAGATAACTATATATCATCTTCGGCTGAATAAGGAGTGCAAAAAGCTTTTTTTGTAGGTCGTTCAATAAACTCAACTATTTCTTGTACATAAGGATTGTCAGGAAACTCATTTTTTATTTTTTTAACGCTTTCTTTCCATAAATCTTCCTTAGATTTATCAAAAAGAATTTTATAGGCCTGTCGAACAATATGGATATCCCTGTTAGAAATGTGTAAGCGCTTCATTCCAGTAAGATTTAGTCCACGCAACCTAGCTCTAAAACCTGATACTATTCCATAAGGAATAACATGTTTAGAAACTAACGTGTGCGCCGTAACAAAAGCACCTGAGCCAATTCTTGTATTTTGCACAACACTACTAGCGCCACCAAAAACAACATTGTTACCCACTTTAACATGCCCAGCTAGTAACACATGATTAGGTATAACTACATAATCACCTATTTCACAATTATGAGCTACATGAGAACCATCCATAAAGATGCCATAATTGCCAATCCGGGTTATTAATCCTCCGTTTTCTGTACCCCCATTCATGGTTACATAGTGCCCAATTTTATTGTGTGAACCAATAATTAATTGCGACGGCTCTCCATGATAGGATAAATCTTGAGGTGGATCACCTAAACAAGCAAAAGGATATACTATAGTATAATCGCCAATTGTGGTATACCCATTGATTGTCACATGATCATGTAAAGAAACATGATCACTAATATGAACATGAGGGCCTATTATACAATAAGGCCCAATATAAACATTTATTCCTAGTTTTGCTTTTGATGATACGATAGCTGTTGGGTGAATTTGTGTCTTATAATTTTTATTGTGCTCCATATCATAAATCTCAACTTTTTAATTTAGTTAAATTTAGTATAGCGTATTACCTTAGCTTGATATTTGAACCTGTCTAATTTGTAATTAGAGCATTAAATTTAATATTTTTTAGAAATTTCTTTGTTGAAATATAAACCAATCTTTCCATTATTAATTATCTCTTAAGCTACCTCTAAGCGCTTAAATATATTAATAACTAGTCAATTTTTATAATTTAGGCCTGCAATCTCAGGGATTTGTATAAACTCATTTTTTGGCTAACGTTATATTTTAATACCTCAATATGAAGAAAGTTGATTAAATTTTTATCAAATTTTAGAGGTGTACTATATTTAAAGATAGTATGAGGAAGGGACGGCTCATTTTTTATAATCTTTTTCTTAAGAGATGTCTATTATGTATATGATAAGAATAGGTATTATTGGTTATGGTTATTGGGGTAGAAAACTGGCAACCGAATTTTCAAATTTGCATAACGTAAATCTTACATGTATTTGTGACATAAATAGTAAAAACTTAAAGGAGGCTCATGAGCATTATAATAACGCTAAATTAACCATTAATTATCAAGATTTAATTGACGACACTCAAATAGATGCAGTGATTATCGCTACCCCTATCCATACTCATTATAAGCTAGCTTTAGCAGCTCTTAAGGCTGAAAAACATATATTAGTGGAAAAGCCTCTAGTAACAAACTTTAACGAGGCACTTGAAATTCAAGAAATAGCAGAAAAGAAAAATAAGATTGTAATGGTCGACTACACACCTATTTATTCAAGTGCTACTAAGATGTTACTTGGTCTTGTTGAGCAAGGTGAGTTAGGGAATATAGTATATTTAAATTCTAATCGCACTAATTTTGGAAGCAATGACTTAAAAAGTAGTGTAGTTTGGGATCTAGCAGTGCATGATTTAGCCTTAATTAGTTATCTATTGCCAGTTAGGCTGATTGCAGTTAGCGCAGTTAGTAGTGGTTATTTTGATAACAACATACCTACTATCGCTCATATAAATTTATTTTTTGAAGGAAATATTACTGCACATATTTATGTAAATAATATAACAACCGAAAAATTACGACATGTCACTATAGCAGGTAATAGAAAAGTTGCTGTATTCGATGATTGCTTAATGCATGATAAAGTTAAATTATATGAGGTTGGAATTGACGATATTAATGATAAAGCTAAATATATGACGATTAAAACTAATGTATCAAATACTGCACACTCATTATCAGTCGGACATAATGACGGCTTAACGATTATGGCTGCTCATTTTATTGAATGTATTGAACACAATAGGCTACCTCGAACAAATGCACAAAATTCTCTTAAA is a window of Legionella busanensis DNA encoding:
- a CDS encoding YdcF family protein, with product MITVEIVYLLLIALIFLIFSYIKIALFLIFISLTYLLLAGCGIIPSIFLKHLQAAYTTPITSINKKRVAVILFGCSTIRWPNLLVRATFFSYSRIFEAARLYYLCQDNQCECTIIISGADVHTPGKSEAETYYQELLSVGINPKDIKLETISRNTYQNAQFVCEIMTKLEPYEQIFLVTSAIFLKRVMLYFLNFDLRPIPIPSPADYMEAWISLKPSGYNLFISEHVIHEYIALLRFYFYQKLKLN
- the lpxA gene encoding acyl-ACP--UDP-N-acetylglucosamine O-acyltransferase; translation: MEHNKNYKTQIHPTAIVSSKAKLGINVYIGPYCIIGPHVHISDHVSLHDHVTINGYTTIGDYTIVYPFACLGDPPQDLSYHGEPSQLIIGSHNKIGHYVTMNGGTENGGLITRIGNYGIFMDGSHVAHNCEIGDYVVIPNHVLLAGHVKVGNNVVFGGASSVVQNTRIGSGAFVTAHTLVSKHVIPYGIVSGFRARLRGLNLTGMKRLHISNRDIHIVRQAYKILFDKSKEDLWKESVKKIKNEFPDNPYVQEIVEFIERPTKKAFCTPYSAEDDI
- a CDS encoding Gfo/Idh/MocA family protein, producing MYMIRIGIIGYGYWGRKLATEFSNLHNVNLTCICDINSKNLKEAHEHYNNAKLTINYQDLIDDTQIDAVIIATPIHTHYKLALAALKAEKHILVEKPLVTNFNEALEIQEIAEKKNKIVMVDYTPIYSSATKMLLGLVEQGELGNIVYLNSNRTNFGSNDLKSSVVWDLAVHDLALISYLLPVRLIAVSAVSSGYFDNNIPTIAHINLFFEGNITAHIYVNNITTEKLRHVTIAGNRKVAVFDDCLMHDKVKLYEVGIDDINDKAKYMTIKTNVSNTAHSLSVGHNDGLTIMAAHFIECIEHNRLPRTNAQNSLKLIYILELVEKSIRLRGQETLVNKYI